Proteins encoded together in one Planctomyces sp. SH-PL14 window:
- a CDS encoding tyrosine-type recombinase/integrase: MDEPWHLTRSSFLDDVEVAELLRRLRSEGGSEAERSLRLTDRLIVEGLLFSGLRNSEFCALACQETVLGWRESVFRVVETRKQDRTVHVPRFVSDLVEEYAREVRPRMLREEFDPDDLSLPLLVNERGRPYERTSLYRRVLRILSDSGFGARASVQLLRHTYGYLAYKQTGGNLLFVQRQLGHAHPMVTSVYAEFVSFPEPELTEKTAALFLPDQDGPARPRRRRRAKAT, from the coding sequence TGCGTCGCCTTCGTTCCGAAGGGGGCTCGGAGGCGGAGCGGAGTCTTCGGCTGACGGACCGGCTGATCGTGGAGGGGCTTCTGTTTTCGGGGCTGCGGAATTCGGAGTTCTGCGCGCTCGCTTGTCAGGAGACGGTGCTCGGATGGCGGGAGTCGGTGTTTCGAGTTGTCGAGACCCGGAAGCAGGATCGGACGGTCCACGTGCCGCGATTCGTGAGCGATCTCGTCGAGGAATACGCGCGGGAGGTCCGGCCGCGGATGCTTCGCGAGGAGTTCGATCCGGACGACCTCTCGCTACCGCTTCTGGTGAACGAGCGCGGGCGGCCGTACGAGCGGACGTCGCTCTATCGGCGCGTGCTCCGAATCCTCTCGGACAGCGGTTTCGGAGCCCGGGCCAGCGTGCAGCTTCTGCGGCACACCTACGGATATCTCGCGTACAAGCAGACGGGCGGAAACCTGCTGTTCGTTCAGCGGCAGCTCGGCCACGCCCATCCCATGGTCACCTCGGTCTACGCCGAGTTCGTTTCGTTTCCGGAGCCCGAACTGACCGAGAAGACGGCGGCGCTGTTTCTTCCGGATCAGGACGGCCCGGCGCGTCCGCGGCGGAGACGCCGCGCGAAGGCGACATGA